From one Lycium ferocissimum isolate CSIRO_LF1 chromosome 7, AGI_CSIRO_Lferr_CH_V1, whole genome shotgun sequence genomic stretch:
- the LOC132061910 gene encoding uncharacterized mitochondrial protein AtMg00810-like, whose product MDAALRVVRYLKNQPGQGLLLSSKVDNKVTTYCDADWAACPLTRKSVTGYMIKIGDSLVSWKAKKQTTVSRSSAEAEYRSLASTISELVWLLGIPSEVNAKVELPVQNYSDSKTAIQIAANPFPLAEVGSCDGCTKISDESSKAPIFAKESEVALASLYQ is encoded by the exons ATGGATGCTGCACTTAGAGTAGTTAGATATCTCAAAAATCAGCCTGGACAAGGGTTATTACTATCAAGCAAAGTAGATAACAAAGTTACTACATACTGTGATGCAGACTGGGCAGCATGTCCACTTACAAGGAAATCAGTAACTGGATATATGATCAAGATAGGTGACTCATTAGTATCTTGGAAAGCAAAGAAACAAACTACTGTCTCAAGAAGCTCAGCTGAAGCTGAGTATAGAAGCTTAGCTAGTACAATCTCAGAATTGGTGTGGTTGCTTGGAATTCCAAGTGAAGTGAATGCAAAAGTTGAATTACCAGTGCAGAATTACAGTGACAGCAAAACAGCCATTCAAATTGCTGCCAATCCT TTTCCCCTAGCAGAAGTAGGGAGTTGCGATGGATGTACAAAAATTAGTGATGAATCTTCAAAGGCCCCGATTTTTGCCAAAGAATCTGAGGTAGCATTGGCTTCTCTATATCAGTGA